One window from the genome of Balaenoptera musculus isolate JJ_BM4_2016_0621 chromosome 3, mBalMus1.pri.v3, whole genome shotgun sequence encodes:
- the RNF187 gene encoding E3 ubiquitin-protein ligase RNF187 has protein sequence MPEAQGRTGDLKPGLQRPVSTREAGVDRCQDLAWSTPLPGPCVVEHTAARTLRRAPSHSSRHSCPSSLLSILVRASPSSALRPRFSCVPVPGIPPCLRPRQPSHLCSPVRVPVCALFEGPAAAALALPAGPAEAACALCQRAPREPVRADCGHRFCRACVVRFWAEEDGPFPCPECADDCWQRAVEPGRPPLSRRLLALEEAAAAPARDGPASEAALQLLCRADGGPLCAACRMAAGPEPPEWEPRWRKALRGKENKGSVEIMRKDLNDARDLHGQAESAAAVWKGHVMDRRKKALTDYKKLRAFFAEEEGRFLQEAEKEEGSLDDEDEDPAERFRSLLQAVSELERRHRNLGLSMLLQ, from the exons ATGCCTGAGGCTCAGGGGCGAACTGGGGACCTAAAGCCTGGGCTCCAG CGGCCTGTCAGCACCCGGGAGGCTGGAGTAGACCGCTGCCAGGACCTTGCGTGGAGCACACCGCTGCCAGGACCCTGCGTGGTGGAGCACACCGCTGCCAGGACCCTGCGCCGGGCGCCCAGCCATTCCAGTCGCCATTCTTGTCCTTCGTCCCTGCTCTCCATCCTTGTCCGCGCATCCCCGTCCTCGGCTCTCCGGCCGCGCTTTTCCTGCGTCCCGGTCCCCGGCATTCCCCCGTGTCTCCGGCCTCGCCAGCCCAGCCACCTGTGCTCCCCGGTCCGCGTCCCTGTCTGCGCCCTCTTCGagggccccgccgccgccgccctggCGCTTCCCGCGGGCCCAGCCGAGGCCGCCTGCGCCCTGTGCCAGCGCGCGCCCCGCGAGCCGGTGCGCGCCGACTGCGGCCATCGCTTCTGCCGGGCGTGCGTGGTGCGATTCTGGGCGGAGGAGGACGGGCCCTTCCCGTGTCCCGAGTGCGCCGACGACTGCTGGCAGCGCGCTGTGGAGCCCGGCCGCCCGCCGCTCAGCCGCCGCCTGCTGGCGCTCGAGGAGGCTGCCGCGGCGCCCGCGCGCGACGGCCCGGCCTCTGAGGCGGCGCTGCAGCTGCTGTGCCGAGCCGACGGGGGCCCGCTGTGCGCCGCTTGCCGCATGGCCGCGGGGCCCGAGCCGCCCGAGTGGGAGCCCCGCTGGAGGAAGGCGCTGCGCGGCAAG GAGAACAAGGGATCTGTGGAGATCATGAGGAAAGATCTGAACGATGCTCGGGACCTGCATGGCCAGGCTGAGTCCGCCGCTGCTGTGTGGAAG GGACATGTGATGGACCGGAGGAAGAAGGCCCTGACGGACTACAAGAAGCTTCGGGCCTTCTTTGCCGAGGAGGAGGGGCGCTTCCTgcaggaagcagagaaagaggaagggtcCCTGGACGACGAGGATGAGGACCCAGCGGAGAGGTTCAGGTCCCTGCTGCAGGCTGTGTCGGAGCTGGAGAGGAGGCACCGCAACCTGGGCCTCAGTATGCTGCTCCAG TGA